The genomic segment GGCCAGAAAGTCGGCCGCCAGGTCGAGGAAGCGCTGCCGGTAGTCGTCGTCGACATCCGGCAGCAGGTCCAGGAACATCCGCAGGTCGCTGGAGAGCGCGGTCTCGGCGTACCAGGAACCGATCTTCGGATCGGTGAGCCGGGCCAGCGACCGGCTGGCGCTGTCCACGGCCGCGAAGCGGTCCACCAGGTTGCGGACCTCGCCCTGCCGCTGGCTCAGCGACGCCTCGCTGCCGGCCTCCCGCTGCCGCCAGTAGTAGACCGGCAGCTCGATCAGGTCCACGGAGCGGGCCAGCGCGTACGCCGGAATGGTCACCGGGATGTCCTCGTAGCGGACCCCGACCGGGAACCGCAGCCCGTGGCTCTCCCAGAACGAGCGCCGGAACACCTTGTTGCAGGCCAGTCGGTCGTAGACCAGGTTGCGCTGGGCGGCCAGGTCGACCCGCAGCCGGGTCACCCGGTGGGTGCCCCGGTGCAGCGGCGACTGCCGCAGGCCGCGCGAGGTGAGCAGCGCGACGTTGCCGGAGGCGAAGTCGGAGCCGGTCTGCTCCAACGCCCCGACCAGCACCTCGAACGCGTACGGCGGCAGCACGTCGTCGCTGTCCACAAACGCCAGGTATTCCCCGGTGGCCGCGTCGATGCCGGTGTTGCGGGCCGCGCCGAGCCCCTGGTTCTCCTGCCGGATCAGCCGGAACCGGCGGTCGGTGCGGGTGAAGTCCCCGGCCAGTCGGCCACTGTCGTCGGTGGAGCCGTCATCGACGAGCACCACCTCCAGGTCGGGGTAGGTCTGACCGGCCAGCGACGCCAGACATTCGACGAGGTAGCCACCCACGTTGTAGATGGGCACCACCACGGTCAGCAGCGACCCCAACCCCCGCCTCCGATCACCCGACTCCGCCGAGCATCGTACGTCGTACCACCCGCTCCGCGGCGCCCCCGTCGTCCAACGCGCAGAACCGGCGCCGGAACTGGGCGCGGGCCTTGCCGGCGGCGTCGGTCTCCACCGCGCCGGTGCGGAACAGGTCGAGCAGATCAGGGAAGGTGGTCACCACCGCGCCGGGCGGCTCGGCGGTGATGTCGAAGTAGACACCCCGGGTGAGCCGGTAGGCGTCCCAGTCCGGGGCGTAGATCACGATCGGCCGGTCCAGGATGCCGTAGTCGAACATCGCGGACGAGTAGTCGGTGATCAGCACGTCGGCGGCGAGGTAGAGCTCCTCCACCGACGGGTGGCCGCTGACGTCGCGGACCTGCCCGGTCGCCGGGCCGGCCGGATCCGCGCCGCCACGCCGGTCGTTGAAGTAGTGGCTGCGGATCAGCAGTCGGCCGCCGGGGCCGAGGGTGGCGGCGAACTCGTCCGGGTCGAACGGCGGCTGGTAGCCGGGCAGGTGCTCGCGGTGCGTCGGGGCGTAGAGCACCACCCGGTCGTCGGCGGCGAGCCCGAGCCGGGACCGGGCCGCCGCGATGTCCTCGGTGGACGCGTTGGCGAGCTGGTCGTTGCGCGGGTAGCCGGTCTCCAGCGCCTGGTAGTCGGCCGGGTAGGCCCGCTCCCACATCTGGGTGGAGAAGGTGTTGGAGCTGATGCTGTAGTCCCACCGGTCGATCCGGCGCAGCAGCTTGGGGAAGTTCATCTCGGTGGCGCCCATCGGGTAGCGCTGCTGGTCCAACCCCATCACCTTGACCGGGGTGCCGTGGTGGGTCTGGATGTGCACCGAGCCGGGCCGCTTGATCACGTGGTCCGGGAAGTTGACGTTGTTGACCAGCCAGTGCGCCCGGGCCAGTGCCCGGTAGTAGCCGGGCGTGCCGGCCACCACGTAGGGCACCCCGGCCGGCAGGCTGGCCACCCGGTCCCGCCGGACCACCCAGACGCCCCGGATTCCGGGCGCCAGCTCGCGCGCCTTCTCGTAAATGGCCGCCGGGTTGCAGGCGTACCCCCGGTACCAGTACGCGGCGTAGAGCGCTAGGTCACGGTCCATCGGCAGCCGCAGCTGCGCCCGGTAGTAGAGCCGCAGCGCGGCATCCCGGCCCAGCCGGGCGGACCGGCGGGCCGGCGGCAGCATCGTCTGCCGGAGCCGGCCGGCGGTCTCGCGTACCCGGGTCCGGCTCTTGTGCACCGCCCGCAGCAGCGAGAAGGTGCCCCACCGGCCCTGCGCCACCAGCCGGTGCTTGACCCCCTCGGGGCCGCCCGGCACCGGGTAGCCGCCGGGCGGCAGCCAGCGCCGGTAGTCCTCGACCAGCTGTTGGAAGAACGCCCGCCGCCGGTCCCGGGGAATCCGGTCGCCGTTGCCCAGCACGGTCAGGTAGTGCCAGATCATCCGCTGGAACAGCACCGGCCGCAGGTCGTCCAGCCGTGGTCCCTGCTGGTCGGCGAACTCGAAGACCCGGTGCCAGTGCGGGAAGACCTCGAAGTGCCGTTCGCCCCGGGTGCGGGTGATGGCGCCCGCCCGCCGCTGCCGGTAGTTGACGCAGACCAGGTCCAGTACGCCGACCCGCTCGGCGACGAGCAGGATCGGATAGGTGAAGGAGACGTCCTCGTACCAGCCCGGCCCGAACCGCAGCCCGAGGTCGACCAGGAACTGCCGCCGGACCAGCTTGTTCCAGGCGGTGTGCAGAACGCCGACGAGTTCCGGCCGGTCCCGGAGGGTGAAGGTGCCGGGACCGGGCGGGGTCGGGAAGGTCTTGGCGAGGGCGCTGGGCCGGACCGAGTTGTCCCAGTGCGCCCGGACGTGGTCGACGATCAGCACGTCCGGCCGGTCCTGCCGCAGCCGCTCGGCCACCGCCGGCAGACAGCCGTCGGCCAGCCAGTCGTCGCTGTCCAGGAACCAGACATACTCGCCGGTGGCCTGGTCCAGGCCGAGATTGCGGGCCTCGCCGAGGCCCACGTTGCGCTCCAGCGCGAGCACCCGCACCCGGGAGTCCCGGGCCGCGTACTCGGCCAGGATCTCGCCGCTGCTGTCCGGGGAGCAGTCGTCGACGCCGATCACCTCGACGTCGGCGAACGGCTGGTTCAGGATGGAGTCGAGGCATTCCCGCAGGTAGCCCTGCACCCGGTAGGCGGGTACCACGAAGCTGATCAGGGTCATCGGTTCCGTTCCTCCGCAGGACCGGGGGTCGCCCACCCGGCGATGGCGCCGACGGCCAGGATGACGAAGAGGTAGCCGGCCAGGGCGGCGGTGCCCGCGGCGGCCCAGCCGGCCACCACCGGCACCGCCAGGAGCAGGACCCGGCCGTCCCAGCCCAGCCCGGCCGCGGCGAGCAGCGGCGCCCGCTCCCGCTTCTCCAACCTAGCCGTGAGGTCGTAGTGGCGCAGGGCCAGCACGAACAGCAGGGCGAAGGTTACCGGCCCCGGCACCCCGGCGGCCACGTCGATGGCGATCACGAACAGGTACTCGGCCGCCCGCAACGCGGCCGGGACCAGCCAGTCCAGCGCGCCGGTGTGCCCGACGGCGGACGGCAGCGCGGCCAGCAGCATCACCAGCACCGTGGCCACCACCCACCCGCGCAGCCCCGCCACGCCGGCCAGCGCCGCCAGCAGCAGCGTCCCGGCGGCGGCGGTGGCGAGCAGCGCGAACGGCAGCGGGCCGGGCCGGCCGGGCAGCCGTCGGGTGGCGGCGCCGATCCAGCGGGCCAGCGGGCCGTCGTCGCGGTGCAGGGCGGTGTCCACGCCGGGCAGCACCGCGACCCGCATCGAGCGCGCCCGCAGGGTCCGCAACAGCAACGTGTACGCGGCCGCGAGCCCGCCCCAGACCAGCACCGAGACCAGGCTCACCAGCGGGTTGAACAGGGCGACCGTGATGGCGATGAGCGCCCACCGCTCGCCGATCGGGAAGACGATCGTGCGCTTGAGCCAGTAGACGAGCGACCCGGGCCGGGCCAGCGCCTGGCTGGAGACCCGGCCGAGTCGGTCACCCACCCCGCCGCCGGCTGAGCCGCCGGGGCCGGCGGTTCCGCCGGGAGCGGCCGGGCGGCGGGCGGCCTCGTCGTGCAGGGCGCCGTACCAGGTGTCGGTCATGTGCCGGGCGGTCTGCAGCACCATCGCCGCGATCGCCAGCGTCCAGCCGTTGCCCAGGTCGGCGCGGTCCACGCCGACCGCCAGGCCGGCGTAGACGAGGTACTCCTTGGCCCGGTCGGCCATGGTGTCCAGCCAGCCGCCCCACGGGCTGAACTGCCGGGTGTAGCGGGCCAGTTGCCCGTCGACGCAGTCCAGCACGAAGCCGAGGTAGAGCAGGACCGCGCCGGTCACCAGCGCCGGCCGGCCGCCGACGCCGAAGAGCACGGCGGCCGCGATCGCCATCAGCACCGAGATGGCGGTCACCCCGGTCGGGGTGAGGCCGAGCCGGGCCGCCAGTCGGGTGACCCGGGGCGACCAGGTGCTGACGAAGTAGGTGGTGAAGAAGTCGTCCCGTTCCTTGACCGCCAGCCGCAGCTCGGCGGCGTCGGAGTCGACCGCGGCGATCTCGGCCAGCGCGGCGGACGCCTCGGCGCGGTCGGTGGGGCGGTGCGCCACGAGCAGTCGTACCCGCTGGGTGAAGATCGTGGTGTCACCCCGGGTGAGCTCGGCGACCAGCCGATCCGGCCCGAACAGCCCGGCCCGCCTGCCTTCGGCGGCGTGGGCGGCGTGGGCGGCGGCGGCGAGGGCCGGGAGGTCGGCCGGCGGCACCCGCAGCGCGCCGCCGAAGGTCA from the Solwaraspora sp. WMMD1047 genome contains:
- a CDS encoding bifunctional glycosyltransferase family 2 protein/CDP-glycerol:glycerophosphate glycerophosphotransferase; its protein translation is MTLISFVVPAYRVQGYLRECLDSILNQPFADVEVIGVDDCSPDSSGEILAEYAARDSRVRVLALERNVGLGEARNLGLDQATGEYVWFLDSDDWLADGCLPAVAERLRQDRPDVLIVDHVRAHWDNSVRPSALAKTFPTPPGPGTFTLRDRPELVGVLHTAWNKLVRRQFLVDLGLRFGPGWYEDVSFTYPILLVAERVGVLDLVCVNYRQRRAGAITRTRGERHFEVFPHWHRVFEFADQQGPRLDDLRPVLFQRMIWHYLTVLGNGDRIPRDRRRAFFQQLVEDYRRWLPPGGYPVPGGPEGVKHRLVAQGRWGTFSLLRAVHKSRTRVRETAGRLRQTMLPPARRSARLGRDAALRLYYRAQLRLPMDRDLALYAAYWYRGYACNPAAIYEKARELAPGIRGVWVVRRDRVASLPAGVPYVVAGTPGYYRALARAHWLVNNVNFPDHVIKRPGSVHIQTHHGTPVKVMGLDQQRYPMGATEMNFPKLLRRIDRWDYSISSNTFSTQMWERAYPADYQALETGYPRNDQLANASTEDIAAARSRLGLAADDRVVLYAPTHREHLPGYQPPFDPDEFAATLGPGGRLLIRSHYFNDRRGGADPAGPATGQVRDVSGHPSVEELYLAADVLITDYSSAMFDYGILDRPIVIYAPDWDAYRLTRGVYFDITAEPPGAVVTTFPDLLDLFRTGAVETDAAGKARAQFRRRFCALDDGGAAERVVRRTMLGGVG
- a CDS encoding DUF5941 domain-containing protein; translation: MLAPDPSSPPVPATADLPPGRLDEQLRLAGAGQVLVAGDLTELAGIAERAAEPLLVCAPDLLAHPAVLRHLATNPLPGSVALVLADPPGPGQAAVAEERGQLTGAGPEVDPGTAPLTFGGALRVPPADLPALAAAAHAAHAAEGRRAGLFGPDRLVAELTRGDTTIFTQRVRLLVAHRPTDRAEASAALAEIAAVDSDAAELRLAVKERDDFFTTYFVSTWSPRVTRLAARLGLTPTGVTAISVLMAIAAAVLFGVGGRPALVTGAVLLYLGFVLDCVDGQLARYTRQFSPWGGWLDTMADRAKEYLVYAGLAVGVDRADLGNGWTLAIAAMVLQTARHMTDTWYGALHDEAARRPAAPGGTAGPGGSAGGGVGDRLGRVSSQALARPGSLVYWLKRTIVFPIGERWALIAITVALFNPLVSLVSVLVWGGLAAAYTLLLRTLRARSMRVAVLPGVDTALHRDDGPLARWIGAATRRLPGRPGPLPFALLATAAAGTLLLAALAGVAGLRGWVVATVLVMLLAALPSAVGHTGALDWLVPAALRAAEYLFVIAIDVAAGVPGPVTFALLFVLALRHYDLTARLEKRERAPLLAAAGLGWDGRVLLLAVPVVAGWAAAGTAALAGYLFVILAVGAIAGWATPGPAEERNR